A single genomic interval of Streptomyces showdoensis harbors:
- the pta gene encoding phosphate acetyltransferase produces MTRSVYVTGIDRGDGRQVVELGVMELLTRQVDRVGVFRPLVHDGPDRLFDLLRSRYRLTQDASTVYGMDYHEASDLQAERGTDELVSRLVDRFHAVARDYEVVLVLGTDFAGTQVPDELALNARLANEFGASVIPVVGGKGQTAESVRAEARNAFRAYDGLGCDVLAMVVNRVAGEDRAVIAERLAARLPVPCYVLPDEPALAAPTVAQITHALGASVVLGDDAGLARDALDFVFGGAMLPNFLNALTPGCLVVTPGDRADLVVGALAAHSAGTPPIAGVLLTLNERPSDEILTLAARLAPGTPVISVPGNSFPTAAELFALEGKLNASTPRKAETALGLFERHVDTADLLRRISVARSGRVTPMMFEHELLEQARADRRRVVLPEGTEERVLRAADVLLRRDVCDLTLLGDVETIRKKAADLSVDLGETQLIDPQTSELRDSFAEKYAALRAHKGVTVELAYDVVSDVNYFGTLMVQEGLADGMVSGSVHSTAATIRPAFEIIKTKPDASIVSSVFFMCLADKVLVYGDCAVNPDPNAEQLADIAVQSAATAARFGVEPRIAMLSYSTGTSGSGADVDKVREATKLVRESHPELRIEGPIQYDAAVEPSVAATKLPGSEVAGQASVLIFPDLNTGNNTYKAVQRSAGAVAVGPVLQGLRKPVNDLSRGALVSDIVNTVAITAIQSQNPAQGQELPA; encoded by the coding sequence GTGACGCGCAGCGTGTACGTGACCGGGATCGACCGCGGGGACGGCCGCCAGGTCGTCGAGCTGGGAGTCATGGAGCTCCTCACCCGCCAGGTGGACCGCGTGGGGGTGTTCCGTCCGCTCGTGCACGACGGACCCGACCGTCTGTTCGACCTGCTGCGCAGCCGCTACCGGCTGACCCAGGACGCGTCGACCGTCTACGGCATGGACTACCACGAGGCCAGCGACCTCCAGGCGGAGCGCGGCACCGACGAGCTGGTCTCCCGGCTCGTGGACCGCTTCCACGCCGTCGCCCGCGACTACGAGGTCGTGCTCGTCCTCGGCACCGACTTCGCCGGCACCCAGGTCCCCGACGAGCTCGCGCTCAACGCGCGGCTCGCCAACGAATTCGGCGCCTCGGTGATACCGGTGGTCGGCGGCAAGGGCCAGACGGCCGAGTCCGTACGGGCCGAGGCCCGCAACGCCTTCCGCGCCTACGACGGGCTCGGCTGCGACGTGCTCGCGATGGTGGTGAACCGGGTGGCCGGCGAGGACCGGGCGGTGATCGCCGAGCGGCTCGCCGCCCGGCTGCCGGTGCCCTGCTACGTGCTGCCCGACGAGCCGGCCCTCGCCGCGCCGACCGTCGCCCAGATCACCCACGCGCTCGGCGCCTCGGTGGTCCTCGGCGACGACGCCGGGCTCGCCCGCGACGCGCTCGACTTCGTCTTCGGCGGGGCCATGCTGCCGAACTTCCTCAACGCGCTGACCCCCGGCTGCCTGGTCGTCACCCCCGGGGACCGGGCCGACCTGGTCGTCGGCGCGCTCGCCGCGCACTCCGCCGGCACCCCGCCGATCGCCGGCGTGCTGCTCACGCTCAACGAGCGGCCCAGCGACGAGATCCTCACCCTGGCGGCCCGCCTGGCGCCCGGCACCCCGGTCATCTCCGTACCGGGCAACAGCTTCCCCACCGCCGCCGAACTCTTCGCCCTCGAAGGCAAGTTGAACGCCTCGACGCCCCGCAAGGCGGAGACCGCCCTCGGCCTGTTCGAGCGCCACGTCGACACCGCCGACCTGCTGCGCCGGATCTCGGTCGCCCGCAGCGGCCGGGTCACCCCGATGATGTTCGAGCACGAGCTGCTGGAGCAGGCCCGCGCCGACCGCCGCCGGGTGGTGCTGCCCGAGGGCACCGAGGAGCGGGTGCTGCGCGCCGCCGACGTGCTGCTGCGCCGCGACGTCTGCGACCTCACCCTGCTGGGCGACGTCGAGACGATCCGCAAGAAGGCCGCCGACCTCAGCGTGGACCTGGGCGAGACCCAGCTGATCGACCCGCAGACCTCGGAGCTGCGCGACTCCTTCGCGGAGAAGTACGCGGCGCTGCGCGCCCACAAGGGCGTCACCGTGGAGCTGGCGTACGACGTGGTGTCGGACGTGAACTACTTCGGCACCCTGATGGTCCAGGAGGGCCTGGCCGACGGCATGGTCTCCGGCTCGGTGCACTCCACCGCCGCCACCATCCGGCCCGCGTTCGAGATCATCAAGACCAAGCCGGACGCCTCGATCGTCTCCTCGGTCTTCTTCATGTGCCTGGCCGACAAGGTCCTCGTCTACGGCGACTGCGCGGTCAACCCGGACCCGAACGCCGAGCAGCTGGCCGACATCGCCGTGCAGTCCGCGGCCACCGCCGCCCGCTTCGGCGTCGAGCCGCGGATCGCGATGCTCTCGTACTCCACCGGCACCTCGGGCTCCGGCGCCGACGTCGACAAGGTGCGCGAGGCCACCAAGCTGGTCCGCGAGAGTCACCCGGAGCTGCGGATCGAGGGTCCGATCCAGTACGACGCGGCGGTCGAGCCCTCGGTGGCGGCGACCAAGCTGCCCGGCTCCGAGGTGGCCGGCCAGGCCAGCGTGCTGATCTTCCCGGACCTCAACACCGGCAACAACACCTACAAGGCCGTGCAGCGTTCGGCCGGCGCGGTCGCCGTCGGCCCGGTGCTGCAGGGTCTGCGCAAGCCCGTGAACGACCTCTCGCGCGGCGCGCTCGTCAGCGACATCGTCAACACCGTCGCCATCACGGCGATCCAGTCCCAGAACCCCGCCCAGGGTCAGGAGCTCCCCGCATGA